Proteins from a single region of Apium graveolens cultivar Ventura chromosome 7, ASM990537v1, whole genome shotgun sequence:
- the LOC141674831 gene encoding uncharacterized protein LOC141674831 has protein sequence MANNDWCEFFPNAEVIVHEMSTSDHVPIMLQLNKQVYLPKGRRFRFENMWIKEKECYNIIKDCWNEDVSIDIFDKMGRCCIRLEEWGGGLIKDLRKKLKLCRQEMQVLRGRRDSVGVGRYGEVRWRYLKLLEKQETYWSQRAKQFWLKDGDKNTRFFHRYASIRKEHNKIKRLKDEHGVWQESDEEIQAIISKYFEQIFTRSRSGELIPDRIKFQSITEEQSHNLLVHVVEKEVNEAVFSMAPEKSPGVDGLNPAFF, from the coding sequence ATGGCAAATAATGACTGGTGTGAGTTTTTTCCAAATGCAGAGGTTATAGTTCATGAGATGTCTACTTCAGATCATGTTCCAATTATGCTGCAGTTGAATAAGCAAGTGTATTTGCCGAAAGGAAGGAGGTTCCGTTTTGAGAACATGTGGATTAAAGAAAAAGAATGCTATAATATTATTAAAGATTGTTGGAATGAGGACGTCTCTATTGATATCTTTGATAAAATGGGACGATGTTGTATTCGGTTGGAAGAGTGGGGAGGGGGATTGATTAAGGACTTGAGAAAGAAGTTAAAACTATGTAGACAGGAAATGCAGGTGTTACGTGGAAGGAGAGATTCAGTAGGGGTGGGTAGATATGGAGAAGTGAGGTGGAGATATCTGAAGTTACTGGAAAAGCAAGAAACGTACTGGAGTCAACGTGCAAAACAATTTTGGTTAAAGGATGGCGACAAAAATACTCGGTTCTTTCATAGGTATGCATCCATCAGGAAAGAACATAATAAAATCAAGAGGCTGAAAGATGAACATGGGGTTTGGCAAGAGTCAGATGAGGAGATTCAAGCGATTATATCAAAATACTTTGAGCAGATTTTTACGAGATCGCGATCTGGAGAACTTATACCAGATCGAATTAAATTTCAAAGTATTACGGAGGAACAAAGTCATAATCTGTTGGTCCATGTAGTTGAGAAGGAAGTAAATGAGGCAGTCTTTTCGATGGCTCCGGAGAAATCACCAGGAGTTGATGGTTTGAATCCAGCATTTTTTTAG